In Malania oleifera isolate guangnan ecotype guangnan chromosome 8, ASM2987363v1, whole genome shotgun sequence, a single window of DNA contains:
- the LOC131161839 gene encoding branched-chain-amino-acid aminotransferase 2, chloroplastic produces the protein MIRRRTVVGLRCLINSPRGPSSFSSKVGALNYFTSRGAASSVQEACKPSTYRDAEYATDVDWDNLGFGVKPTDYMYIMKCSEYEPFQQGQLSRFGNIELSPYAGVLNYGQGLLEGIKAYRREEGGLFLFRPEQNAIRMKFGAERMCMPSPSIDQFIYAIKSTAIANKRWVPPPGKGTLYIRPLLIGSGPVLGLSPAPEYTFLTYASPVGKYFKLDSASLNLYVEDEFHRASRGGVGNVKTISNYAPGLKPQARAKNRGFSDVLYLDSVNNKYIEEVSASNIFIVKDKVLSTPAIRGTILPGITRNSIVEIARDHGYQVEERSVSVDELLVADEVFCTGTAVGVATVGSVTYHDKRTEYRMGARPVHKELLSTLVGIQTGHIEDKKGWIIEID, from the exons atGATTCGAAGGAGGACTGTGGTTGGCCTTCGTTGTTTGATCAACTCTCCGAGAGGACCCTCCTCTTTCTCTTCCAAG GTTGGAGCATTGAATTACTTCACATCTCGGGGGGCTGCATCCTCTGTGCAAGAAGCCTGCAAACCATCCACTTACAG AGATGCAGAGTATGCAACAGATGTGGATTGGGATAATCTGGGATTTGGTGTCAAGCCTACTGATTACATGTACATCATGAAATGCTCTGAATATGAGCCTTTCCAACAAGGCCAGCTTAGTCGATTTGGCAACATTGAGTTAAGCCCCTATGCCGGAGTTTTAAATTATGGGCAG GGATTACTTGAAGGCATAAAAGCTTACAGAAGAGAAGAGGGAGGCCTCTTCCTTTTCCGTCCAGAGCAGAACGCAATCCGCATGAAGTTTGGCGCTGAGCGAATGTGCATGCCCTCCCCCTCCATTGATCAGTTCATCTATGCCATCAAGTCAACAGCTATAGCCAATAAGCGCTgg GTTCCTCCGCCGGGAAAGGGTACCCTGTATATTAGGCCTCTGCTCATAGGGAGCGGACCTGTTCTGGGTTTGTCCCCTGCTCCTGAGTACACTTTCCTTACATATGCTTCCCCTGTCGGCAAATATTTCAAA TTGGATTCAGCTTCATTAAACTTGTATGTTGAGGATGAGTTCCACCGCGCCTCTCGTGGAGGAGTTGGAAACGTCAAAACTATTAGTAACTATGCCCCG GGCTTAAAACCGCAAGCCAGAGCAAAGAACAGAGGATTTTCAGATGTGTTATACCTCGACTCGGTGAATAACAAGTACATAGAGGAAGTTTCTGCTAGTAACATTTTCATTGTAAAG GATAAGGTTCTTTCAACTCCAGCTATAAGGGGAACCATTCTTCCAGGAATTACACGAAATAGCATTGTTGAAATTGCCCGCGATCATGGTTACCAG GTCGAAGAGCGATCGGTCTCCGTGGATGAGTTGCTCGTCGCGGATGAAGTCTTCTGCACCGGAACTGCTGTTGGTGTTGCAACAGTGGGCAGTGTCACATATCATGACAAGAG GACGGAATACAGAATGGGCGCTAGGCCTGTGCACAAGGAGCTGCTCTCAACTCTTGTGGGAATCCAAACTGGCCACATTGAGGACAAGAAGGGCTGGATTATCGAAATCGATTGA
- the LOC131161944 gene encoding uncharacterized protein LOC131161944 isoform X1, giving the protein MATARALALPASTLSSSRFQIKLFKDPTCQNRMLLLACHYNHRASGTYSLKLQTRAEFSVSHKVKMQMTKVKERLLEDVPDFMKDFPWKKAEDMVLHKFLFLGQKALKWSFLTLFIFSSLSDIIFAISRNKELMIPLGLFAGCMLADFLKEISQELVDNSEVYFAIVPIYVSSYLLHCSLLVDHVICSTGKSFETAICGYRLLFCSCEVYCYVFCATGTGISLTCCKWWADASFVAMEVLTGRTEQS; this is encoded by the exons ATGGCGACGGCGAGAGCATTGGCGCTGCCGGCTTCCACACTCTCTTCTTCAAGATTTCAG ATTAAGTTATTCAAAGACCCAACTTGTCAAAATCGTATGCTACTACTAGCATGTCACTACAATCACCGAGCATCTGGCACATACTCTCTGAAACTACAAACAAGGGCAGAGTTCAGTGTATCCCACAAGGTCAAGATGCAAATGACTAAAGTCAAGGAGAGGTTGTTGGAAGACGTCCCTGATTTTATGAAAGATTTTCCATGGAAAAAAGCAGAGGATATGGTGCTGCACAAATTTCTGTTTCTTGGACAGAAAGCATTGAAGTGGTCTTTTCTTACTCTCTTCATTTTTAGCTCTTTGTCAGACATCATATTCGCAATTTCTAGAAACAAGGAATTGATGATTCCCCTTGGTCTCTTTGCTGGCTGCATGTTGGCTGACTTCTTGAAAGAGATATCTCAAGAACTGGTAGACAATTCAGAGGTATATTTTGCCATTGTCCCAATTTATGTTTCATCATATTTGCTTCATTGTAGCCTGCTGGTTGATCATGTAATATGTTCAACAGGAAAGAGCTTTGAAACAGCAATTTGCGGGTATCGGTTGCTTTTTTGTTCTTGTGAAGTTTATTGCTACGTATTCTGTGCTACGGGGACAGGTATTTCTCTTACATGTTGCAAATGGTGGGCTGATGCAAGTTTTGTGGCTATGGAAGTGCTTACTGGAAGAACGGAACAGAGTTAA
- the LOC131161944 gene encoding uncharacterized protein LOC131161944 isoform X2 → MATARALALPASTLSSSRFQIKLFKDPTCQNRMLLLACHYNHRASGTYSLKLQTRAEFSVSHKVKMQMTKVKERLLEDVPDFMKDFPWKKAEDMVLHKFLFLGQKALKWSFLTLFIFSSLSDIIFAISRNKELMIPLGLFAGCMLADFLKEISQELVDNSEERALKQQFAGIGCFFVLVKFIATYSVLRGQVFLLHVANGGLMQVLWLWKCLLEERNRVNGENSFSSHNAPMTTDVEN, encoded by the exons ATGGCGACGGCGAGAGCATTGGCGCTGCCGGCTTCCACACTCTCTTCTTCAAGATTTCAG ATTAAGTTATTCAAAGACCCAACTTGTCAAAATCGTATGCTACTACTAGCATGTCACTACAATCACCGAGCATCTGGCACATACTCTCTGAAACTACAAACAAGGGCAGAGTTCAGTGTATCCCACAAGGTCAAGATGCAAATGACTAAAGTCAAGGAGAGGTTGTTGGAAGACGTCCCTGATTTTATGAAAGATTTTCCATGGAAAAAAGCAGAGGATATGGTGCTGCACAAATTTCTGTTTCTTGGACAGAAAGCATTGAAGTGGTCTTTTCTTACTCTCTTCATTTTTAGCTCTTTGTCAGACATCATATTCGCAATTTCTAGAAACAAGGAATTGATGATTCCCCTTGGTCTCTTTGCTGGCTGCATGTTGGCTGACTTCTTGAAAGAGATATCTCAAGAACTGGTAGACAATTCAGAG GAAAGAGCTTTGAAACAGCAATTTGCGGGTATCGGTTGCTTTTTTGTTCTTGTGAAGTTTATTGCTACGTATTCTGTGCTACGGGGACAGGTATTTCTCTTACATGTTGCAAATGGTGGGCTGATGCAAGTTTTGTGGCTATGGAAGTGCTTACTGGAAGAACGGAACAGAGTTAATGGTGAGAATTCCTTCTCGAGCCATAATGCTCCCATGACCACTGATGTAGAGAATTAG